Sequence from the Christiangramia fulva genome:
ACCTGCGTAGCGCTGTTGAAGAAATTCGTGAAACCGTGAACTCTTCCGTTAATATGCCTGAAGGCTACCGTATACAATACGGCGGACAGTTTGAAAGCGAGTCGAAAGCTTCACAAATGTTATTGATAAGTGCCATAGCCGCTATTTTTGTGATCTTTTTGCTATTGTATTTTGAGTTCAACAACGTGAAACTGGCCTTTGTCGTACTGATAAACCTGCCGCTGGCACTGATCGGAGGAATTTTGATCGTTTATTTTACTTCAGGTATTGTAAGTATTGCCTCGACGATCGGGTTCATCAGTTTGTTCGGTATCGCAACCCGAAATGGAATCCTTTTGGTTTCCAGGTATGAAGACCTCAGAAAAGAAGGACTTCGCGGTTATGAATTGATCAGATCTGGCGCCCTGGACAGGTTAAATCCAATTTTGATGACAGCCTTTACAACAGGGCTGGCATTGATTCCGCTTGCCTTAAAAGGGGGTGAACCGGGAAGTGAAATCCAGAGCCCGATGGCGGTGGTCATCCTGGGAGGATTGCTTTCGGCCACGGTTCTGAACCTGGTCGTGATACCTTGTGTGTATGACCTGGTGACCAGGAAGGAATAATTTTTTAATTAGTTGAATGGAAAACCCCGAATTGAAGTTCGGGGTTTTTTATTTTTGGGATTACCTTCTACAATTACCGATTTCTTTTCATTATTTCTTTCTCTTTCAGCCGCTTTATTCAAATCTTTTATGCCATTCAGCCTGCATTAAAAATGAAAAAATAAATGATGCCAGATATTATGCTTATCGCTATTGTTTTAAGCATATCCCATTTCAAAATAAAATAAACGAACGCGGCAAGCATACCTATCAATAAGGAGCCCAGGTTAAGAGTATTCCAGTCGGGTATTAAGATCCTGATTCCAAAAAAATGTTCTTCTTTAAATGAACCAAAAAAGGTATGGATCGCAAACCATATCCCCAGGTTGAGAATGACCCCCACCACCGCAGCGGTAATTGCTGAAAGAGCAGAGGTTAAGTTTTTATTTCCTCTGAGATATTCGATATAAGGAGCGCCGGCAAAGATGAAAAGAAAGCAGGGGATAAAGGTAACCCAGGTGACCAGAACTGAAGCCAGAATTCCTGCCATTAATGGATCCAGAGTACCATGAAGTCTGAATGCTCCCATAAAACCTACAAACTGCACTACCTGAATTAACGGGCCGGGTGTGGTTTCTGCCATCCCCAGTCCATCAAGCATCTCACCCGATTGCAGCCAGCCATAATCCTCAACCGCTTTTTGAGCTATATAAGCTAGGACAGCATATGCTCCTCCAAAGGTCACCACGGCAGTTTTGCTGAAAAAGACTCCTTCAGAAAAGAATATATTTTCCACCCCAATAATACCCGCTATGATTATTAAAGGAAAGGACCAGAGAATTAAAAAAATTGATATTGTTTTGAGAGTCTTAAATAATGAAGGTTTTACAGGCTCTGAATAATAATCACTGAGATGATCTTTATCTTCCGTTTTATCTCCATGACCTTTTATCACCAGAAATTTTTCTTTCCAGATCTTACCTCCAAAAAAACCTATTAACCCGGCCATTAGGATGATCACCGGGAAATCGATTTCAAGAAAAAATATGGCAATGAATGATAGGATAGCCAGGCTCAGCATGATTCCATTTTTAAGTGCCCGTTTACCAATTTTAATAACGGCACCAATCACAATAGCCAGGACAGCCGGTTTTATACCATAGAATATGGCTTCAACTATTTCAACATCCCGGTACATCGCATAAAGAATGCTCAGTAACAGGATTGAAAGAAATCCTGGTAGAATAAAAAGTCCCCCCGCAAGAAGTCCGCCTTTGGTTCTATGTAAAAGCCATCCAATGTAAGTAGCCAGTTGTTGAGCCTCAGGGCCGGGAAGCAGCATGCAGTAATTGAGCGCGTGGAGAAACCGGTTTTCATCGATCCACTTTTTTTCTTCAACCAGAATTCTGTGCATTACAGATATCTGACCTGCGGGTCCGCCAAAACTATAAATAGCTACCCTTACCCACACCCGAAATGCTTCCTTAAAAGGTACTATTGCCATTCAGATTATTATCTGCAGAATTTATATTACCTAATTTTTTCCACTGGAACCGGTCTGGCCCAGTGTTTCCTTCAATCCTTTCGCCAGCTTTTCAGCCGGACCAACACCCCAATAATGCAGGAAGAAAATGCGTGGCTCTTCCTTTACCATATGATTATGTAATGCCACAACTTCTATATCATTTTCGATTAGCGCTTTAATCACAGGTGCCACTTCATCTTCCAGCATGGTAAAATCACCTGCAACCGCCGCCTTTTCAGGAGTTCCCTGCCAGCTTGCCCAGGTATTGAAACCCATAAATGTACTGATACCGGTTCCATTCTCCTTAAGATCCACATCAGGACGACCGATGACTATTTTATACACCCCATTATTCATACTTCCCTTGTGTCCTAAAATACTATCTATCATTCTAGTATTTAAAGTGTTTTCTACCTTTCCCGCAGGAAACTCTGAAGGATTCGCTCCCCTTGATTTCTCTACTACGTCGAGTACCGACTTTACTTTTGCGGCTAATTCCTCTTCGGTTCCCATTCCCCCGATATGCATATACATCACATCCGGTTCATTTCTAACAAAATGATTATGAATAGCTGTAACGGTCAATCCCTGTTTAATAACTTCCTGTTGCACCGGCTTCAAATCCTTCTCGGTAACCACAATATCTCCCATGATCATTGGTTTATCCCCGGTTGGGGTGAAAGCCACCCAGCTTCCTAATCCCATGGGAGGAATAATTTTAAACCCGTCTACAGAAACATTTAGGTCATTCTGCGGAATGGTAATTTTGAATTCGCCGTTGTTCTCGGTTCCATCCATTCCCAAGCTATCTTTTAGAAGGGTAATATCCAGTTCCTTCAGATCTGGGTGCTTATCCAGGGTTTGAGTTGGTTCCGGTTCATTTTCATTTTCTGTATTTGCTGGTTCCAGGCAGCTAAATAAAAAGAAACAGAAAAGTAAAAGATATATTGGTCTCATAATTAAATAGTTTATTTAAAGGTATGATTATTTCCATATATCATTTCAAATTAAAATTATGACATGCATATTATTAATTTAATATACTACGAAAAAATAACTCTTGACTTTTGTTTGTTTTAGAAAAGTGACAAAAAAGTAAAATAAGATTCC
This genomic interval carries:
- a CDS encoding DUF1259 domain-containing protein yields the protein MRPIYLLLFCFFLFSCLEPANTENENEPEPTQTLDKHPDLKELDITLLKDSLGMDGTENNGEFKITIPQNDLNVSVDGFKIIPPMGLGSWVAFTPTGDKPMIMGDIVVTEKDLKPVQQEVIKQGLTVTAIHNHFVRNEPDVMYMHIGGMGTEEELAAKVKSVLDVVEKSRGANPSEFPAGKVENTLNTRMIDSILGHKGSMNNGVYKIVIGRPDVDLKENGTGISTFMGFNTWASWQGTPEKAAVAGDFTMLEDEVAPVIKALIENDIEVVALHNHMVKEEPRIFFLHYWGVGPAEKLAKGLKETLGQTGSSGKN
- the chrA gene encoding chromate efflux transporter, translating into MAIVPFKEAFRVWVRVAIYSFGGPAGQISVMHRILVEEKKWIDENRFLHALNYCMLLPGPEAQQLATYIGWLLHRTKGGLLAGGLFILPGFLSILLLSILYAMYRDVEIVEAIFYGIKPAVLAIVIGAVIKIGKRALKNGIMLSLAILSFIAIFFLEIDFPVIILMAGLIGFFGGKIWKEKFLVIKGHGDKTEDKDHLSDYYSEPVKPSLFKTLKTISIFLILWSFPLIIIAGIIGVENIFFSEGVFFSKTAVVTFGGAYAVLAYIAQKAVEDYGWLQSGEMLDGLGMAETTPGPLIQVVQFVGFMGAFRLHGTLDPLMAGILASVLVTWVTFIPCFLFIFAGAPYIEYLRGNKNLTSALSAITAAVVGVILNLGIWFAIHTFFGSFKEEHFFGIRILIPDWNTLNLGSLLIGMLAAFVYFILKWDMLKTIAISIISGIIYFFIFNAG